Within Corallococcus exiguus, the genomic segment GTGGCGGTCCTGTTGGCGGACAGGGGTACGGGGACTGCCGGGGAGTGGACGCTCTCGCGCGCGAAGGCCTGGGTTCTGGACGGTTGGGGGCCGCGTCAGGGACTCACGGCGGGCCGCAGGAAGAGCATGTAGTGGGCTGGCAGGTCGTTGTACTCGGAAACGATGGTGTAGCCCGCGGCCTGTGCGGCGGCGACGAGCGGAGGGCGCATGGCCCTCAGGTGCGTCACCGCGATGCGGCCCTGGGGTGTGAGCGCGGGACGCAGCCGGGTGAGGTAGTCCACCCGGTCCCCGAAGAAGTGATCTACCTCCGAGAGGAGGATCAAATCGTACGCACCCGCTTCGAGCCCCGGCGCGTCCGGGGCCACCTTGCGCACCTCGATGTTCTTGCGTCCGAGGACCCGCGCGCGGAGCTGATGGATGGCTTCGTCGTTGATGTCGGTGGCCACGACCTGGCCCGTGGGGCCCACTGCCTCCGCGAGCCGCTGGGTGAAGTACCCCAGCCCGGCACCTACGTCCGCGACCCGCTGCCCTGGAGCAAGCCCCAGCGCGGAGACGAACCTGGCGGGCTGACGGGAGCGGTCATACGCGGCATCCACCCCTTCGACACCCCCGACGCCATGCAGCTCCGGCGCGGCGGCCTCCACGGGCGCGGGCGGCGCTTCCGCCTTCGTCTCGGAGCGGCAGGCACCGGCCATCGTGACCAGGGCGAGACACAGGCTCCACCGGCCCAGGAAAGGGAACACCGCCAGCGGACGAAAGAGAGTCATTGTGAGCACCGGGGAAGGAATGGAACAGCGGAGTCAAAGTCAAACGTCCTCGGTTGCGCAGGATATCGCTTTCTGCCGGACTGCGGGGACGCGAGGCATATCTGCCTCCGTCACCTGGAGTCTCCTGCATGCGAAACATGATCCGTGATTTGTTTTTGGCGACCTTCTCCGTGGGCCTCCTCTCCGCCTGTGGCCCGGCAGCGGAGCAGGATGCGTCGCCGTCCGCCGGTGAGGCGGCACAGGTGGAGCAGGGCATTGGCAAGACGCCCAGCTGTGCCATCGGCGAATACGTGGCGGATCAGGTCATCTGGTCCTCGACCTGTGCCGCGTGTCGCGAGGTGGGCGGCGACGGCTCCTGGCCGCAGGGCTCCTACGGCCGGAGCGGTACGCTCTACCAGTCGTGCTGCGGCGACAACGGCTGCGGCAACTGGCAGAACATCCGGCCGGTCTGCATGGGCTGCTAGGCATTGCCCTTCAGCGCTTCGCGGTCACCTTCCACAGCGTGTTGCTGGCGTCATCCGCGACCAGCAACGCGCCATCCGGCAGCACTGTGACTCCCACAGGCCGACCGTGCACCCGGGCCTGGGCCGCGTCGGCGATGAATCCCGTGAGGAAGTCCTCCGGTGGACCGGTGGGCTTCCCGCCCTTGAACGGCACGAACACGACCTTGTAGCCAGACAGCTCCGCGCGGTTCCACGAGCCGTGCTGCCCGATGAACGCGCCGCCCCGGTACTTCTCCGGGAACGCCTGGGCCTCGTAGAACGCCAGGCCCAGCGACGCGGTGTGGGAGCCCAGGGGCACGTCCGGCACCAGCGTCTTCGCCACCAGGTCCGGCCGCTGTCCCGCCATGCGTGGATCCTCGTTCGCTCCGAAGTACGCGTAGGGCCAGCCGTAGAACCCGCCGTCCTCCACGTGCGTGAGGTAGTCCGGCACCAGGTCCTCGCCCAGGTCGTCGCGCTCGTTCACCGCCGTCCACAGCGTGCGCGTGCCCGGGGCCCAGCCCATGCCCACGGGGTTGCGCAGGCCGCTCGCGTAGATGCGCTCGCCGGTGCCGTCCGGGTTGATCTCCAGGATGTTGGCGCGGCGCTCCTCCTCCTTCAGCCCGTGCTCGGCCACGTTGCTCGCGGATCCCACGGACACGTAGAGCTTCGAACCGTCCGCGTTGGCCAGCAGGTTGCGCGTCCAGTGGTTGTTGTAGCCGCCCGCCGGCAGCTCCAGGAGCTTCTCACCGGGGGCCTTCAGCGACGTCTCACCGGCCGTGTATGGGTAGCGCCAGACGGCGTCCGTGCCGGCCACGTAGAAGCGGTCGCCCAACAGCAGCATGCCCAGCGGCTGCTTCACGCCCTCCAGGAACACCTCGCGGACCTCGGGCGTACCGTCGTGGTCCGCGTCGCGCAGCAGCGTGATGCGGTTGGCGCTGTGGCCCAGGTTCTGCGAGCGCACCTTGCCGGACTCGATGGACTCCTCCTTGTCCTGCTCGCTCTTGAACTCGGAGCTGGCCTCGGCCACCAGCACGTCGCCGTTGGGCAGCACGTAGGTCCAGCGCGGGTTGCGCAGGCCGTCCGCGTAGCGCGTCACCTCGAAGCCTTCCGGGGCCGTGGGGCGCTTGCCTTCCGGCCAGCCGACGACCGTGCTGTACCGCTCCACCTTGAAGCTGGGGTCGGGCGCGGGCAGCGCGGGCGCCTTCGTGGAGGTGTCGGGGGTGGAGCGGTGCGCGCAGTTCGTCAGGAACAGCGCGGCGCCCACGCAGAAGGAGGCTCGGAGGAAGACGGTCATGCCCTTCCTCTAGGGGCCTCCTCGCTGTCCGACGATGACGGACGGATCCGCCCCTCGCTCGGGTGTTGAGTTGTGGGAAGGGCAGGACGCCCACGGCTCAAGAAGTGAACACGTTCCGCATGTAGCCATCCACCTTCTGCTTGAAGAACCCGTAGCCCTTCGGTGCGTCCTCGGTGGGAATCTCTCCGGTCTCCGCCAGGCTCTTGAAGCTGCGCAGCACCTTCCTCACCTGCATGGCGGGGACGCCGCGCATCCGCTTCGCCAGCGCCTCGCCCAGCGCGCCGCCCGGAGGCGAGAAGGCCTGGTGCAATGTCACCTCCGTGCCTCCGTTCGGATCGGGCCGGAAGCGCACCCACCCTCGCGTCTTCACGGGGCTGTCCTCCGTGGACTCCCAGCTGTGGAACTCCGGCGAGCGTTCCTCCACGAGGCGCGAGTCCCAGCTCACCTCGCGTCCCAGCGGCCCGTGGATCCGGAAGTGCCGGCCGTCACCGGCCGTGGGCGTGACCTCCGCGAAGTGCTCCATCAGGCGGCTCAGCGTGGAGGGTTCACGCCACAGGCGGTAGAGTTCCTCCACCGGACGTCCCACCGTGAGCGTGTGCTCCACTTCGATGAGCTGTCCATGCCTCGCTTCCTTGCCTGTCAATGCGCGGCGGGCCTTCCGAGCGACCGAGGCGAGAGCACGCCGCTGGGATTGCAGGCCCCCATAGAGCACGGCGCCGCCGGCCAGGGCCACCACCGTGCCCCCGAGCGAGCGGCGTTTCATCCCCACGGACATCATCGTTCCCGCGACCACCACCGCGGCGGTCAGCTTCCATTGGCCCGAGCGGAGTTCCTCGGTGGCCTGAGAGCGGACTTCCCGCAGGGCTGTCGTTCGTGAGCTCGTCATGGTTCCTCCTGGCCTGACGCGCAGGAGAGTGATGCACGGGCGTCAGGCACTTCCCGCGAAGCTTTGGGGTGGGATGCGCCAGGACAACCGTGCCTGGAACTGGGGCGGGGGAACCAGCGCTCCGGCGGTCCTCAGTGAAGGGGTGAAGCGGCCGGCGTGTGGATGTGTTCGGGGCGGACGCCCAGGCCAATCAGGCGCGCGGGGATGCGGCGCAGCGCGGGGATGCGCTTCACCAACTGGAGGCTCAGGGGCAGCCGGCCGTTGCTGAATGCGCGCTTCCGGAGTGCCGGGTCCACCACGCGGTTCTGGATGAGCACCTGCGCTCGCTGGGTGAGTCGGGTGGGGAGCTCGCGGCGCTGCTGGACGCGGCGCAGGTCCTCGGTCGTGACACGGCGGGCGAGCAGGGGGCCCGCGAGCAGGTTGGCGGTGGCCACGG encodes:
- a CDS encoding SRPBCC family protein translates to MTSSRTTALREVRSQATEELRSGQWKLTAAVVVAGTMMSVGMKRRSLGGTVVALAGGAVLYGGLQSQRRALASVARKARRALTGKEARHGQLIEVEHTLTVGRPVEELYRLWREPSTLSRLMEHFAEVTPTAGDGRHFRIHGPLGREVSWDSRLVEERSPEFHSWESTEDSPVKTRGWVRFRPDPNGGTEVTLHQAFSPPGGALGEALAKRMRGVPAMQVRKVLRSFKSLAETGEIPTEDAPKGYGFFKQKVDGYMRNVFTS
- a CDS encoding class I SAM-dependent methyltransferase, translating into MTLFRPLAVFPFLGRWSLCLALVTMAGACRSETKAEAPPAPVEAAAPELHGVGGVEGVDAAYDRSRQPARFVSALGLAPGQRVADVGAGLGYFTQRLAEAVGPTGQVVATDINDEAIHQLRARVLGRKNIEVRKVAPDAPGLEAGAYDLILLSEVDHFFGDRVDYLTRLRPALTPQGRIAVTHLRAMRPPLVAAAQAAGYTIVSEYNDLPAHYMLFLRPAVSP
- a CDS encoding PQQ-dependent sugar dehydrogenase; this translates as MTVFLRASFCVGAALFLTNCAHRSTPDTSTKAPALPAPDPSFKVERYSTVVGWPEGKRPTAPEGFEVTRYADGLRNPRWTYVLPNGDVLVAEASSEFKSEQDKEESIESGKVRSQNLGHSANRITLLRDADHDGTPEVREVFLEGVKQPLGMLLLGDRFYVAGTDAVWRYPYTAGETSLKAPGEKLLELPAGGYNNHWTRNLLANADGSKLYVSVGSASNVAEHGLKEEERRANILEINPDGTGERIYASGLRNPVGMGWAPGTRTLWTAVNERDDLGEDLVPDYLTHVEDGGFYGWPYAYFGANEDPRMAGQRPDLVAKTLVPDVPLGSHTASLGLAFYEAQAFPEKYRGGAFIGQHGSWNRAELSGYKVVFVPFKGGKPTGPPEDFLTGFIADAAQARVHGRPVGVTVLPDGALLVADDASNTLWKVTAKR